One genomic segment of Mycolicibacterium psychrotolerans includes these proteins:
- a CDS encoding DUF3060 domain-containing protein, whose amino-acid sequence MEPTGDPEARIRDLERPLAEQAGATEMGATAPIPPPPYGAPYGMPPTDPYQAASSSQYGSPYYAPPQQVVHKRGQPALWLIPLVVGVAVVAGIVGVVLYFVVGNSSTTGVSGGGGSVAVPTMPSMPTLPSMPALPSMPSIPGVGPTDEVLTVESGGSLSIGGVERKQTVICNQGTVSISGMNNTIEVQGSCAAVTVSGMDNTVTVESAGTIGASGFDNKVTYRSGEPQTSQSGTGNVIERG is encoded by the coding sequence ATGGAGCCAACCGGGGACCCTGAGGCCCGCATCCGCGACCTCGAACGTCCGCTCGCCGAGCAGGCCGGCGCCACCGAGATGGGCGCGACCGCGCCGATTCCGCCTCCTCCCTACGGTGCGCCCTACGGCATGCCGCCGACCGACCCCTACCAGGCCGCGTCCTCTTCGCAGTACGGCTCGCCCTACTACGCCCCGCCGCAGCAGGTCGTGCACAAACGCGGGCAGCCCGCGCTGTGGCTGATCCCGCTCGTCGTCGGCGTCGCCGTCGTCGCGGGCATCGTTGGTGTCGTCCTGTATTTCGTCGTCGGCAACTCCTCGACCACCGGGGTGTCCGGCGGGGGCGGTTCCGTCGCCGTGCCCACGATGCCGTCGATGCCTACCCTTCCGTCGATGCCCGCCCTTCCCTCGATGCCGTCGATTCCCGGCGTCGGCCCCACCGACGAGGTGCTCACCGTCGAGTCGGGTGGCTCGCTGTCGATCGGCGGCGTCGAAAGGAAGCAGACGGTGATCTGCAACCAGGGCACCGTGAGCATCAGCGGAATGAACAACACCATCGAGGTGCAGGGCTCCTGCGCGGCGGTGACGGTGTCGGGCATGGACAACACCGTCACGGTGGAATCGGCAGGCACCATCGGCGCGTCGGGCTTCGACAACAAGGTGACCTACCGCAGCGGGGAACCGCAGACCTCCCAGTCGGGCACGGGCAACGTCATCGAGCGCGGCTGA
- a CDS encoding ferredoxin, whose product MRVVVDRDRCEGNAVCVRIAPKIFSLDDDDYAVVSADPVPADQEALGEQAIAECPRAALSRAD is encoded by the coding sequence ATGCGGGTGGTAGTCGACCGTGATCGCTGCGAGGGCAATGCCGTCTGCGTGCGGATCGCGCCGAAAATCTTCTCGCTCGACGACGACGATTACGCCGTGGTCAGTGCCGACCCGGTGCCCGCCGACCAGGAGGCACTCGGCGAGCAGGCCATCGCGGAGTGTCCACGCGCGGCTCTGTCGCGCGCGGACTGA
- a CDS encoding group III truncated hemoglobin, translated as MNCTADSGAPAAGLRDLGTRTDIEVLLRRFYNEAFRDEVLAPPFAELASRGLEQHLPVMCDFWETVLFRAGLYRRNALTVHRRINDCTPLSALHFTRWLALWTATVDQMYQGPVAEHAKIQAGRIATAMNRRLTGAHDPGRLHRSVRTAVKEEPCGW; from the coding sequence GTGAACTGCACAGCTGACTCCGGGGCGCCCGCCGCAGGTCTTCGTGATCTGGGCACCCGTACGGACATCGAAGTGCTGCTGCGCCGCTTCTACAACGAAGCCTTCCGCGACGAGGTTCTCGCCCCGCCGTTCGCCGAACTCGCTTCCCGCGGCCTCGAACAACACCTTCCCGTCATGTGCGACTTCTGGGAGACCGTGCTGTTCCGGGCCGGGCTGTACCGGCGCAACGCGCTGACGGTCCATCGACGCATCAACGACTGCACACCTTTGTCCGCCCTGCATTTCACGCGCTGGCTCGCCCTGTGGACCGCTACCGTCGACCAGATGTACCAGGGTCCTGTCGCCGAACACGCCAAGATCCAAGCCGGCAGGATCGCCACCGCCATGAACCGGCGCCTCACCGGTGCTCACGACCCGGGCCGGTTGCACCGATCCGTCCGAACTGCCGTCAAGGAGGAGCCATGCGGGTGGTAG
- a CDS encoding helix-turn-helix transcriptional regulator, with the protein MTGRRAEVLKVLRAADGPLSITAIAGVLGIHPNTVRFHLDALSEAGQVEAVEVGRSKPGRPPLMFRAVAGMDPAGPRDYQMLAGILADALARQPRPSARAMAAGRASAERVAGHARTRSRRQAVDRLTGLLDQLGFAPENGSAPTKSDEIRLRNCPFLELVDTRRDVICPIHLGIMQGALEAWDAPITVDALTPFAEPDLCVAHLVSAGSAS; encoded by the coding sequence GTGACCGGGCGGCGCGCAGAGGTGCTGAAGGTGCTGCGGGCTGCCGACGGCCCGCTGAGTATCACGGCGATCGCCGGCGTATTGGGGATACACCCCAATACCGTGCGCTTCCACCTCGATGCGCTGTCGGAAGCCGGGCAGGTCGAGGCGGTCGAGGTCGGTCGCTCGAAGCCCGGACGCCCGCCTCTGATGTTTCGAGCGGTCGCGGGCATGGATCCGGCGGGGCCCCGCGATTACCAGATGCTGGCAGGTATTCTCGCCGACGCCCTCGCCCGTCAGCCGCGGCCGTCGGCGCGGGCCATGGCGGCAGGGCGCGCCAGCGCCGAGCGAGTCGCAGGACACGCCCGCACGCGCAGCCGCCGTCAGGCCGTCGACCGCCTCACCGGGCTGCTCGACCAACTGGGATTCGCCCCCGAAAACGGCTCCGCGCCAACGAAGTCCGATGAGATTCGGCTGCGCAACTGTCCGTTCCTCGAACTGGTCGACACTCGCAGAGACGTGATCTGCCCGATCCACCTGGGAATCATGCAGGGCGCACTGGAAGCGTGGGACGCACCCATCACCGTCGACGCCCTCACTCCGTTCGCCGAGCCGGACCTCTGTGTTGCGCATCTGGTCTCGGCCGGGAGCGCGTCATGA
- a CDS encoding cupin domain-containing protein yields the protein MHKLSLDAVAREHLEKAATASTGRSAGTVYGGHEQKLRQTVLGLTAGTSLAEHENPGESTLFVLNGRVRLHAGDDAWEGRAGDLLIIPPQRHSLEALEDSAVLLTVAK from the coding sequence ATGCACAAGCTCTCCCTGGACGCCGTCGCTCGTGAACACCTCGAGAAGGCCGCCACGGCATCCACCGGTCGCAGCGCCGGCACCGTCTACGGCGGTCACGAACAGAAGCTGCGCCAGACGGTTCTCGGCCTGACCGCGGGCACATCGCTGGCCGAGCACGAGAACCCCGGCGAATCAACTCTTTTCGTGCTGAACGGCCGGGTGCGCCTCCATGCGGGCGACGACGCATGGGAGGGCCGCGCCGGCGACCTGCTGATCATCCCCCCGCAGCGGCACAGTCTCGAAGCCCTCGAGGACAGCGCCGTGTTGCTCACCGTCGCGAAGTAA
- the recC gene encoding exodeoxyribonuclease V subunit gamma: protein MPLHLHRADRTDLLADGLGAMLAVPPPDPFAEDLVLVSARGTERWLSQRLSHVLGRGEGQDGVCAGITFRHPRSLVAELTGTTDDDPWAPDAMVWPLLGVIDDALDQPWCATLAAHLGHTEQGEERELRQGRRYAVARRIAGLFASYARQRPQLLIDWAEGRTEALDADLTWQPELYRALLARVDADPPPVRHAKAVSRLQASATDLPGRLSLFGHTRLPLTEIELLHALSAHHELHLWLPHPSDDLWAALKHSHGPVPRRTDTSHRAVGHPLLATLGRDLRELQRALPATPASDSFLGSADRPPTLLGWLQSDIAANTVHAQGRSFDSADRSVQVHSCHGPARQIDVLREVLLGVLTDDPTLEPRDILVMCPDIETFAPLIVAGFGLGDVVTGAHPAHRLRVKLADRALTQTNPLLGVASQLLALAGGRATASEVLNLAEAAPVRFRFGFTDDDLDAIGEWVREANIRWGFDRENRHPYGVDFVQNTWRFGIDRVLAGVAMSEDAHAWLDTTLPLDDVGSNRVELAGRLAEYIELLRVSVENLSGTQTLRARLTALRAGLEVLTAAPDADAWQGAQVDREFADILADAGAQSETMLRLADVKALLDRHLAGRPTRANFRTGTLTVCTMVPMRSVPHRVVCLVGLDDGVFPRQGVTDGDDALARDPMTGERDSRSEDRQLLLDAIGAATERLVITYTGANEYSGQRKPPAVPLVELLDVLDVTTPRPVREFVHIRHPLQPFDVRNVTPGALGTAAGEPFTFDTTALTAAKVATAERTAKPPLIGAPLPMPPPDDVVLDDLVAFFKDPVKGFFRALDYTLPWDVDAVEDGMPVEIDALAEWKIGDRMLEDILRGMTPAQAQQAEWRRGSLPPGRLGWRQAQELANRVAALAAAAQQHRTPAPRAFDVDVDVGAGRRVTGTVPRVHGERMVAVTYSKLDGRHLLESWIRLVALTARHPDRDWTAVCIGRAKRGDTPRQRLLGPPEDATGVLADLVAMYDEGRRAPIPLPPKTSYAWAETDHHRGAPAREAGWKWKSGKYPGEDAEPAHVTVWGHGLPLVDLVAAGLPGYAARLWSPMLRAERTLD, encoded by the coding sequence ATGCCGCTACACCTCCATCGGGCCGATCGCACCGATCTGCTCGCCGACGGTCTGGGTGCGATGCTGGCTGTACCACCCCCCGACCCGTTCGCCGAGGACCTCGTGCTGGTCTCGGCGCGCGGCACCGAACGGTGGCTGAGCCAGCGGCTCTCCCACGTCCTGGGTCGCGGCGAGGGCCAGGACGGGGTGTGCGCCGGCATCACCTTCCGCCATCCGCGCTCGCTCGTCGCCGAACTGACGGGCACCACCGACGACGATCCCTGGGCGCCCGACGCCATGGTGTGGCCGCTGCTCGGCGTCATCGACGACGCGCTCGATCAGCCGTGGTGCGCCACGCTGGCCGCGCACCTCGGCCACACCGAGCAGGGCGAGGAGAGGGAGCTGCGCCAGGGCAGGCGCTACGCCGTCGCCCGCCGGATCGCCGGCCTGTTCGCCTCCTACGCCCGGCAGCGTCCGCAGCTGCTCATCGACTGGGCCGAGGGCCGCACCGAGGCTCTCGACGCGGACCTGACATGGCAGCCTGAGCTCTACCGCGCGCTGCTCGCCCGGGTCGACGCCGATCCCCCGCCGGTCCGGCATGCCAAAGCCGTTTCGCGGCTGCAGGCCTCCGCCACCGACCTCCCGGGCCGGCTGTCGCTGTTCGGCCACACCCGGTTACCGCTCACCGAGATCGAACTGCTGCATGCGCTCAGCGCGCACCATGAGTTGCACCTGTGGTTACCGCACCCCAGCGACGATCTGTGGGCGGCGCTGAAACACAGTCACGGACCGGTGCCGCGACGCACCGACACGTCGCACCGCGCCGTGGGTCATCCGCTGCTCGCGACGCTCGGCCGCGATCTGCGCGAACTGCAGCGCGCCCTCCCGGCCACCCCGGCGTCGGACTCGTTCCTCGGCTCCGCCGATCGCCCGCCGACACTGCTCGGCTGGCTGCAGTCCGATATCGCGGCCAATACCGTTCACGCTCAGGGGCGTTCGTTCGACAGCGCCGATCGGTCGGTTCAGGTGCACAGCTGTCACGGTCCCGCGCGGCAGATCGACGTGCTGCGGGAGGTGCTGCTCGGTGTCCTCACCGATGACCCCACCCTCGAACCGCGCGACATCCTCGTCATGTGCCCCGACATCGAGACGTTCGCACCGCTGATCGTGGCCGGCTTCGGTCTCGGTGACGTCGTGACGGGCGCGCATCCCGCCCACCGGCTGCGCGTCAAGCTGGCCGATCGCGCGCTGACCCAGACCAACCCTCTGCTCGGCGTGGCCTCTCAACTGCTCGCCCTGGCCGGCGGCCGCGCCACCGCCAGCGAGGTGCTGAACCTCGCCGAGGCCGCCCCGGTCCGGTTCCGGTTCGGCTTCACCGACGACGACCTCGACGCCATCGGAGAATGGGTGCGGGAGGCCAACATCCGCTGGGGTTTCGACCGCGAGAACCGCCATCCCTATGGCGTGGACTTCGTGCAGAACACCTGGCGGTTCGGCATCGACCGGGTGCTGGCCGGGGTCGCGATGTCCGAGGACGCGCACGCCTGGCTGGACACCACACTGCCCCTCGACGACGTCGGCAGCAACCGGGTGGAGCTGGCCGGCCGGTTGGCCGAGTACATCGAGCTGCTCCGCGTCAGCGTCGAGAACCTCAGCGGCACGCAGACATTGCGGGCGCGGCTGACGGCGCTGCGCGCCGGGCTCGAGGTGCTCACCGCCGCACCGGACGCCGATGCGTGGCAGGGCGCCCAGGTCGACCGGGAGTTCGCCGACATCCTCGCCGACGCCGGCGCGCAGTCCGAGACGATGCTGCGCCTGGCCGACGTCAAGGCGCTGCTGGACCGTCACCTCGCCGGCCGGCCCACCCGCGCCAACTTCCGGACCGGCACGCTGACCGTCTGCACGATGGTGCCGATGCGCTCGGTGCCCCACCGGGTGGTGTGCCTGGTGGGTCTCGACGACGGGGTGTTCCCCCGCCAGGGCGTCACCGACGGCGACGACGCGCTCGCCCGCGATCCGATGACGGGGGAACGGGACAGCCGCTCCGAGGACCGCCAGTTGCTGCTCGATGCGATCGGCGCCGCCACCGAGCGACTGGTGATCACCTACACCGGCGCCAACGAGTACTCGGGTCAGCGTAAACCGCCGGCGGTGCCGCTCGTCGAACTGCTCGACGTACTCGACGTCACCACGCCACGACCGGTTCGCGAGTTCGTCCACATCCGGCATCCGTTGCAGCCCTTCGATGTTCGCAACGTCACGCCGGGGGCGCTGGGCACAGCGGCAGGTGAGCCGTTCACATTCGACACCACCGCGCTCACCGCCGCAAAGGTCGCGACCGCCGAGCGGACGGCCAAGCCGCCGCTGATCGGTGCGCCCCTGCCCATGCCGCCGCCCGACGACGTCGTGCTCGACGATCTGGTCGCCTTCTTCAAGGATCCGGTCAAAGGATTCTTCCGAGCTCTCGATTACACGCTGCCGTGGGACGTCGACGCCGTCGAGGACGGGATGCCCGTCGAGATCGACGCGCTGGCGGAGTGGAAGATCGGCGACCGGATGCTCGAGGACATCCTGCGCGGGATGACCCCGGCGCAGGCGCAGCAGGCCGAGTGGCGCCGCGGCTCCCTGCCGCCAGGGCGACTCGGCTGGCGGCAGGCGCAGGAGCTCGCGAATCGGGTCGCGGCACTGGCGGCCGCGGCCCAGCAGCATCGCACGCCCGCGCCGCGCGCGTTCGACGTCGACGTCGACGTCGGGGCCGGCCGCCGGGTGACGGGCACGGTGCCGCGGGTGCACGGCGAGCGCATGGTGGCCGTCACGTACTCCAAGCTGGACGGCAGGCATCTGCTCGAGTCGTGGATCCGGTTGGTGGCGTTGACCGCCCGCCATCCCGACCGGGACTGGACCGCGGTGTGCATCGGCCGGGCCAAGCGCGGCGACACGCCCCGGCAGCGGCTGCTCGGACCACCCGAGGACGCCACCGGGGTGCTCGCCGATCTCGTCGCGATGTACGACGAGGGGCGTCGTGCCCCGATTCCGTTGCCGCCCAAAACGTCCTACGCGTGGGCTGAGACCGACCACCACCGCGGCGCACCGGCGCGGGAGGCGGGCTGGAAGTGGAAGTCGGGGAAGTATCCCGGCGAGGACGCCGAACCCGCTCACGTCACCGTCTGGGGCCACGGCCTTCCGTTGGTGGACCTCGTCGCCGCGGGCCTGCCGGGCTACGCGGCGCGGCTGTGGTCCCCGATGCTGCGCGCCGAGAGGACCCTCGACTGA
- the recB gene encoding exodeoxyribonuclease V subunit beta, translated as MEPFDLLGPLPAPRTTTVLEASAGTGKTFTLAGLVTRYLAEGVATLDQMLLITFGRAASQELRERVRAQILDALLAMGDPSRAGDNALLAHLVSGTPDEVDVRRERLRDALAGFDAATIATTHQFCQLVLRSLGVAGDTDSRMQLVESLDDVVSDIVDDLYLAHFGQERDAPLLSYEAALRLAREVVGGAHTELRPVDPTPGTDPAVRVEFATAVCAELEKRKRRLGILHYDDLLSRLAEALEADASPARARMRRRWSIVMVDEFQDTDPVQWQVIDRAFSGHSTVILIGDPKQAIYAFRGGDIVTYLHAAATAGHQRTLATNYRSDGPLVESLQAVMRDAQLGDSRIVVRPVAAAHAAHRLAGAPHNAPFRLRVVTRDQCGVRPDKVIPIDRLRRHIPRDMAADIAALLAGGATFCGEPLVPGDIAVIVESHRDGRACFEALTAANIPAVYTGDSDVFASPAADDWLCLLEAFDQPHRSGLVRAAATTMFFGETAQTLVAQGDRLTDRITETLRGWADHARERGVAAVFEAAQRAGMGQRVLSWVDGERHMTDLAHLTQLLQETAHREHFSLPALRDWLRTQREERGGAIERSRRLDSDAAAVQIMTVWVSKGLQFPVVYLPFAFNRNIQTRDVVLYHEGDTRCLHIGGEQSPDHDDVQRRGRREAAGDDVRLTYVAMTRAQSQVVAWWAPSNDEPNGGLSRLLRGRGPGEAVVPDRCDPPRIDDPDAMALLRAWAEAGGPVLEESVIAPPTDVEKPPVRDDLDARHFHRRIDTSWRRTSYSGLIRAAEEAPGVSSEPEVTELDDEVADVPVAESGSEPDLGGADLASPMADLPTGAAFGTLVHAVLETADPFAADLAAELETQIRRHTLWWPVDVAPADLAAALVPMHDTPLGPLAPGATLRTVGLRDRLRELDFEFPLAGGDLRGAAPAISLADVGALLRAHLRPDDPLSGYAARLSSGALAAQSLRGYLTGSLDVVLRIDGRYLVADYKTNWLGEPGGALTAADYGQPRMAEAMLHSDYPLQALLYCVVLHRFLRWRLPGYTPERHLGGVLYLFVRGMCGPATPVVDGHPAGVFSWRPPAELIEAVSNLLDGAARSETLVR; from the coding sequence ATGGAACCGTTCGACCTGCTCGGTCCGCTGCCTGCGCCGCGCACCACCACGGTGCTGGAAGCCAGCGCGGGCACCGGGAAGACGTTCACCCTCGCCGGGCTGGTCACCCGCTATCTGGCCGAGGGGGTGGCGACGCTGGACCAGATGCTGCTGATCACGTTCGGCCGCGCGGCCAGCCAGGAACTGCGTGAGCGAGTCCGCGCCCAGATCCTCGACGCGCTGCTGGCTATGGGCGATCCGTCCCGTGCGGGCGACAACGCGTTGCTCGCCCACCTGGTGTCGGGCACGCCCGACGAGGTGGACGTGCGGCGGGAGCGGCTGCGCGACGCGCTGGCCGGATTCGACGCCGCCACCATCGCGACCACGCATCAGTTCTGCCAGCTGGTGCTCAGAAGCCTTGGGGTGGCCGGAGACACCGATTCCAGGATGCAGCTGGTGGAGAGCCTCGACGACGTGGTGTCCGACATCGTCGACGATCTGTACCTCGCGCATTTCGGCCAGGAACGCGACGCGCCGCTGCTGTCCTACGAGGCCGCGCTGCGCCTGGCGCGCGAGGTCGTCGGCGGCGCCCACACCGAACTGCGGCCGGTCGATCCGACGCCCGGCACGGACCCCGCGGTGCGGGTCGAGTTCGCGACCGCGGTCTGCGCGGAGCTGGAGAAGCGCAAACGCCGGCTCGGCATCCTGCACTACGACGACCTGCTGTCCCGGTTGGCCGAGGCCCTGGAAGCCGACGCCTCCCCCGCCCGCGCCCGGATGCGGCGGCGCTGGTCGATCGTCATGGTCGACGAGTTCCAGGACACCGACCCGGTGCAGTGGCAGGTGATCGACCGGGCATTCAGCGGGCACTCCACGGTGATCCTGATCGGCGACCCGAAGCAGGCGATCTACGCGTTCCGCGGCGGCGACATCGTCACCTACCTGCATGCCGCCGCGACGGCGGGCCACCAGCGCACGCTCGCCACCAACTACCGCAGCGACGGACCGCTGGTCGAGAGCCTGCAGGCGGTGATGCGCGATGCCCAGCTGGGCGACTCGCGCATCGTGGTGCGCCCGGTGGCCGCCGCGCACGCCGCGCACCGCCTCGCGGGCGCACCGCACAACGCGCCGTTCCGGCTGCGGGTGGTCACCCGCGACCAGTGCGGGGTCCGTCCGGACAAGGTCATCCCGATAGACCGGCTTCGTCGCCACATTCCCCGCGACATGGCCGCCGACATCGCCGCGCTGCTCGCCGGCGGCGCGACGTTCTGCGGTGAACCGCTCGTCCCCGGCGACATCGCGGTGATCGTGGAGAGCCACCGTGACGGCCGTGCCTGCTTCGAGGCGTTGACCGCCGCCAACATCCCGGCCGTCTACACCGGCGACTCCGATGTGTTCGCCTCCCCCGCCGCCGACGACTGGCTGTGCCTGCTCGAGGCCTTCGACCAGCCGCACCGGTCGGGCCTGGTGCGTGCGGCGGCCACCACGATGTTCTTCGGGGAGACGGCGCAAACCCTTGTCGCTCAAGGTGACCGATTGACTGACCGGATCACCGAGACGTTGCGCGGCTGGGCCGACCACGCCCGGGAACGCGGCGTGGCGGCGGTGTTCGAGGCGGCGCAGCGCGCCGGGATGGGCCAGCGGGTGCTGTCCTGGGTCGACGGTGAACGGCACATGACCGACCTGGCACACCTGACCCAGCTCTTGCAGGAGACCGCGCACCGTGAGCACTTCAGCCTGCCGGCGCTGCGGGACTGGCTGCGCACGCAACGCGAGGAACGCGGCGGTGCGATCGAACGCAGCCGCCGCCTCGACAGTGACGCCGCCGCCGTGCAGATCATGACCGTGTGGGTGAGCAAGGGCCTGCAGTTCCCGGTGGTGTATCTGCCGTTCGCGTTCAACCGCAACATCCAGACCCGCGACGTGGTGCTCTACCACGAAGGCGACACCCGCTGCCTGCACATCGGCGGCGAGCAGAGTCCCGACCACGACGACGTGCAGCGCCGCGGGCGCCGGGAGGCGGCCGGTGACGACGTCCGGCTCACCTATGTCGCGATGACGCGCGCGCAGTCGCAGGTGGTCGCGTGGTGGGCGCCGTCCAACGACGAGCCCAACGGCGGGCTGTCCCGGCTGCTGCGCGGGCGCGGGCCCGGCGAGGCGGTGGTGCCCGATCGCTGCGACCCGCCCCGGATCGACGACCCGGATGCGATGGCGCTGCTGCGGGCATGGGCCGAGGCCGGCGGACCGGTGCTCGAGGAATCGGTCATCGCACCACCGACAGACGTCGAGAAACCGCCTGTCCGAGATGATCTGGATGCGCGCCACTTCCACCGTCGCATCGACACCTCGTGGCGCCGGACCTCGTACTCGGGTCTGATCCGCGCGGCCGAGGAGGCTCCGGGGGTGTCGAGTGAGCCGGAGGTGACCGAGCTCGACGACGAGGTCGCCGACGTCCCGGTGGCCGAGTCCGGCAGCGAACCGGACCTCGGCGGCGCGGACCTGGCTTCCCCGATGGCCGACCTTCCGACCGGCGCCGCGTTCGGCACGCTGGTGCACGCGGTGCTGGAGACCGCGGACCCGTTCGCCGCTGACCTGGCGGCCGAACTCGAGACCCAGATCCGCCGGCATACGCTGTGGTGGCCCGTCGACGTCGCACCGGCCGACCTGGCCGCGGCGCTGGTCCCGATGCACGACACCCCGCTGGGGCCGTTGGCGCCCGGTGCCACCCTGCGGACGGTGGGGCTGCGGGATCGGTTGCGGGAGCTGGATTTCGAGTTCCCGCTCGCCGGTGGTGACCTGCGCGGTGCCGCGCCGGCGATCTCTCTGGCCGACGTAGGCGCGCTGCTGCGCGCGCATCTGCGGCCCGACGACCCGCTGTCCGGGTACGCGGCCCGGCTCTCGAGCGGCGCGCTGGCCGCCCAGTCACTCAGGGGTTATCTCACCGGGTCACTGGACGTGGTGCTGCGGATCGACGGCCGCTACCTGGTCGCCGACTACAAGACGAACTGGCTGGGTGAGCCGGGCGGCGCCCTGACCGCCGCCGACTACGGGCAGCCGCGGATGGCCGAGGCGATGCTGCACTCCGACTATCCGCTGCAGGCCCTGCTGTACTGCGTTGTGCTGCACCGTTTTCTGCGCTGGCGGCTGCCAGGCTACACGCCGGAGCGCCACCTCGGCGGGGTGCTGTACCTGTTCGTGCGCGGCATGTGCGGGCCTGCCACGCCGGTGGTCGACGGGCATCCGGCGGGGGTGTTCAGCTGGCGTCCGCCCGCGGAATTGATCGAGGCCGTGTCGAATCTGCTCGACGGCGCCGCCCGGTCGGAGACACTGGTGCGATGA
- a CDS encoding NYN domain-containing protein, which produces MTDSPAPRVAVYFDFDNIVISRYDQVNGRNSFQRDRSRDDGNGEFAEKLTRATVDVGAIVDFASSFGTLVLTRAYADWSSAINANYRGQLVGRAVDLVQLFPAAAYGKNGADIRLAVDAVEDMFRLPDLTHVVIVGGDSDYIALAQRCKRLGRYVVGIGVAGSSSRSLAAACDEFVTYDALPGVPVFEPDEPAADAAPKKRGRRTKAQDDTEDEPDPLDAATALLTRALHIGLEKDDVDWLHNSAVKAQMKRMDPSFSEKSLGYKSFSEFLRSHDDLVELDESSTARRVRLRGESP; this is translated from the coding sequence ATGACGGACTCGCCGGCCCCCCGCGTCGCGGTGTACTTCGACTTCGACAACATCGTGATCAGTCGCTACGACCAGGTCAACGGCCGCAACTCGTTCCAGCGCGACCGGTCACGGGACGACGGCAACGGCGAGTTCGCCGAGAAACTCACGCGCGCCACCGTCGACGTCGGCGCGATCGTCGACTTCGCGTCGTCGTTCGGCACGCTCGTGCTCACCCGCGCCTACGCCGACTGGTCGTCGGCCATCAACGCGAACTACCGCGGCCAGCTGGTGGGCCGCGCGGTCGATCTGGTGCAGCTGTTCCCCGCGGCCGCGTACGGCAAGAACGGCGCCGACATCCGCCTCGCCGTCGACGCGGTCGAGGACATGTTCCGGCTCCCCGACCTGACCCACGTCGTGATCGTCGGCGGCGACTCGGACTACATCGCGCTGGCGCAGCGCTGCAAGCGGCTCGGCCGCTACGTCGTCGGCATCGGGGTCGCGGGCTCGTCCAGTCGCTCGCTGGCCGCGGCGTGCGACGAGTTCGTCACCTACGACGCGCTGCCCGGTGTGCCGGTGTTCGAACCCGACGAGCCGGCGGCCGATGCGGCGCCGAAGAAGCGCGGCCGCCGGACCAAGGCCCAGGACGACACCGAGGACGAGCCCGATCCGCTGGATGCGGCGACGGCACTGCTCACCCGGGCCCTGCACATCGGGCTGGAGAAGGACGACGTGGACTGGCTGCACAATTCGGCCGTCAAGGCCCAGATGAAGCGGATGGACCCGTCGTTCTCGGAGAAGTCGCTCGGCTACAAGTCGTTCAGTGAATTCCTGCGCTCGCACGACGACCTCGTCGAGCTCGACGAGAGTTCGACGGCCCGCCGGGTCCGGCTGCGGGGGGAATCGCCGTGA